The following coding sequences are from one Spirochaetota bacterium window:
- a CDS encoding diguanylate cyclase, with product MIDKNQNYVTQNIEDKIIEEIKNSFFYYLKVYLTNRDFNEVKKLFSPNFRGFGTGFDEVITDIDKAILLYKRDIEELPDPIQYEILSLHIDSPFNNIGIVWCKFNVRLSISKQEVKLNNLRLSMVWIKNNDKWYIEHMHISLPTAAHGEEEAYPIKEIEDRNKVLQKLVDEKTEELKQANLELEKIAVTDKLTGLNNRSNLEKFLISELERSTRYNRPFSIIMIDIDHFKETNDKFGHIVGDKVLQQFSKLIYENLRKSDICGRWGGEEFIIICPETDIDGAYLLADKLRKIIEKNDFNIVHFKTASFGVTSFNKNDNYETIIERVDKALYEAKNSGRNKVVKVE from the coding sequence ATGATTGATAAAAATCAAAATTATGTTACTCAAAATATAGAAGATAAAATTATAGAAGAAATAAAAAATAGTTTTTTTTATTATTTAAAAGTATATCTAACAAATAGGGATTTTAATGAAGTAAAAAAATTATTCAGCCCTAATTTTAGAGGATTTGGAACTGGTTTTGATGAAGTTATTACCGATATTGATAAAGCTATTTTACTTTATAAAAGAGATATTGAAGAGTTACCAGATCCTATTCAATATGAAATTTTAAGTTTACATATTGATAGCCCTTTTAATAATATTGGAATAGTATGGTGTAAATTTAATGTAAGATTAAGTATTTCAAAACAGGAAGTGAAGTTAAATAATCTTAGATTAAGTATGGTATGGATTAAAAATAATGATAAATGGTACATAGAACATATGCATATTTCACTTCCAACAGCTGCTCATGGTGAAGAAGAAGCATATCCTATTAAAGAGATAGAGGATAGAAATAAAGTTCTCCAAAAATTAGTTGATGAAAAAACTGAAGAACTTAAACAAGCAAATCTAGAATTAGAAAAAATAGCTGTCACAGATAAATTAACAGGATTAAATAATAGATCTAATTTAGAAAAATTTTTAATTTCTGAACTTGAAAGATCAACTCGTTATAATAGACCATTTTCTATAATCATGATAGATATCGATCATTTTAAAGAAACAAATGATAAATTTGGTCATATAGTTGGAGATAAAGTTTTACAACAATTTTCAAAATTAATTTATGAAAATTTAAGAAAAAGCGATATATGTGGCAGATGGGGTGGAGAAGAATTTATAATAATATGCCCTGAGACAGATATCGATGGAGCATATTTATTAGCTGATAAATTAAGAAAAATAATAGAAAAAAATGATTTTAATATAGTGCATTTTAAAACAGCTTCTTTTGGAGTTACATCTTTTAATAAAAATGATAATTATGAAACTATAATAGAAAGAGTTGATAAAGCTCTATATGAAGCCAAAAATAGTGGGAGAAATAAGGTAGTAAAAGTTGAATAA